Part of the Polyangiaceae bacterium genome, CCACCGGCGTGTGCGTGACGCCCAGCTCCGGGTCGCAAGCGTCGGCGGTGCAGGGGTTCCCGTCCTCGGCGTTCGGGGGGGAACCCGCCACGCAGCTCCCCGTGCCGTCGCAGACTTCGTCGCCGTTGCACACCGTGGCGTCGGCGCAGCTCGTGCCCGCTGCGACCGGAGAATGGGTCACTCCGGCTTGTGGGTCGCAGGCGTCCGTGGTGCACGGGTTGTCGTCGTCGATCGCGACGGGATTGCCACCCGCGCAGCTTCCTGCCGCGCACGCATCGCCTGCGGTGCAGGCGTCGCCGTCGTCGCAGCTCGTGCCATCGGCCTTGGACGGGTTGGAGCAGGTCCCGGTGCTCGGGTTGCACGTGCCCGCGTCGTGACATTGATCGCTCGCGGTGCAGACGACCGGGCTGCCACCGGTGCAGGCGCCGGCCTGGCAGGTGTCGGACTGCGTGCAGGCGTCCCCGTCGTTGCAGGTGGCGCCGTCGGGCTTGGCCGGGTTCGAGCAAACGCCCGTACCCGGATCGCAGGTCCCTGCGGTGTGGCACTGGTCGCTCGCGGTGCAGACCACGGGGTTCGAGCCCGAGCAGCTCCCGGACTGACAGGTGTCGGTCTGGGTGCAGGCGTTCCCGTCGTTGCACGCGCTGCCGTTGGGCTTGGCGGGGTTCGAGCAGGTGCCGGTGCTCGGGTTGCACGTGCCGGCGTCGTGGCACTGGTCGGAGGCGGTGCAGACTACCGCGTTTCCGCCCGTGCAGATGCCGGCCTGACAGGTGTCGGTTTGCGTGCAGGCGTTGCCGTCGTCGCAAGCCGCGCCGGTGAGCGGGGCGTGGCTGACTCCGGTTTCCGGATCGCACGAGTCCGCGGTGCAGGCGTTGCCGTCGTCGAGGTTCGGCGGCGTGCCGGACTGGCAGGTGCCGCTCGCGTTGCAGGTCTCGTCGCCGTTGCAGGCGTTGCCGTCTCCGCACGACGTGCCTGCGGCCACCGGCGTGCGTGTGACTCCGGCCGAGGGACTGCAAGCGTCGGCGGTGCAGGGGTTGCCGTCGTCGATTGTCGGGGGCGTGCCCGGCTGGCAGGTGCCCGCCCCGTCACAGCTCTCCGCGCCGTCGCAGGCGTTGCCGTTCGAGCAACTCGTGCCCGCGGGCAGGGGATCGTGGTGCACCGTGCCGGTCCCCTCGTCGCAGGAGTCCGCCGTGCAGGGGTTTCCGTCGTCCACCGGGCCCGGGCAGGCGCCCGTCGCGTCCTTCGTCAGCGAGACCCCTTCGCCGACCAGGACGTCCCTGGCGACGAAGGTGCCGGTAGCGGTCGTTCCGGCCTTTAGCCAGAGGGTTCCGTTGGGGGCGTGCACGCGGGCTTGCACCGTGTTGTCGAAGCCGATGACCGCCGCCTTGGGCGTGGCACCAAGGTTGCCCGAGCTGCCGTTGATGCCCTCGACGAAGAGCTCCACATCAGAGGGGCTGAGGCCCGAACCGGCTGCGGGACCAATGAACGACTTCTCGCCGGGCTCGAGGCGGTTCTTGATCCGGATCTCACACGCGGTCGTGCACTCTACGCGACTCTTTTCGCCGACGTTGAGTCCGTCGAGGTTGTAGACTCCACCGCTCAGTGTGAGCACGGTGGGATCCGCGACGCTCCCCATCTGGAGCGTGACCTGGCCGTAGTCGCCGGCCGCGAGCGATCGGTCCTCGTGCTGCGCGAGCGTCACCGCCGTCGTGCCGGCCGAGAAAGTCGGAAACGTGGGGACCGTGATCGGGAGCGGCAGCGCGAGCGGCGTGATCGTGCTCCCGTTGACGCTGCCGTTGTTGACGAGCGAGTTCTGCCTCACGTCGCCGTTCACCGTGCCGCCGAGGGCGGATCTCGCTAGAAACTGGACGGCGCAGCGTTTGATCGCGTTTGAAAACCTCGCACCTTCGTCTACTCGGCCACGCTCGCAGCAATGACGTTCCGCGATGCCCGTGCGAAGCTCGGCAACGACGAAACCTGTCGCTGCCATCGCGCGGACGACGCGAGAGCGGGCCACTCCACGCCGCGTCGCGATGTTCGAGCACCTGGCCGATATGCCAGTTGCACGAGTGGAGAATCCGTGGGCCACCACGAACCTCTGAGCGTTTCACGACGACGCGCGCGTTTGATCGCGTTTGAAAACCTCGCACCTGCGCGCACACGCTGGTTGGCGAATCTCGCCAGAACTAGACCGCGCAGCGGTTGATCGCGTTTGAAAACCTCGCACCTTCGTCTACTCGGCCACGCCCGCAGCAATGACGTTCCGCGATGCGCGTGCGAAGCTCGGCAACGACGAAACCTGTCGCTACTTTGGCTGGCCGCCGCCAGCTGACGGCGGCACGGCCGACGGCGGGTAGCCGGAGCGGGCAGTGCGCGCTCACCCGAGCGCCTCGCGCACCCGCAGCAGCGCCGCCTCCGGCTGCCGAAGCACGAGCTCGGCCTCGAGCCGGAGCACCCGCCAGCCGAGACGCGCGAGCTTGCGGTCCCGGCGCGCATCGGCCGCAGCCCGCCCCGCGTGGCTGCCTCCATCGACTTCGATGATCAGCCTTGCGGCGGGCACCGCGAAGTCCGCGACGAATCCCCCGATGACCACCTGGCGCCTGACCGCGACACCGAGCTTCGCGCCGCGGAGCAACCGTGACAACGCCTGCTCGCTCCAGGTGGGAGCACCGCGCATGGCATGGGCCCGAGCCTCGAGGAGCTGACGGCGGGTGTGGTTTCGATGCATGAGGTCCTCCTGTCCCGGCGGCGCGTCCGGGCTTTGCCCGATCACGGCGCCGGGTGGCCCTGGAGGATTGCTCCTCCAGGGCTCCCACGGATCCGGACGTGCAGATTTCCTGCATCCGGCTCGTCAGGCCACGGGTTCACTGCGCTTGATCAGATCGCATGCGAGATGACCGGCCGAGGAAGCGGGTACGCTTCCAACAGCACGTTCATCGCCTGCATTCCGCCGCTGGTGTCGGAACGACGCGACAACCACTTGCACCACAGCACCCGGACCCAGTACCGGAACGAGTCCAGCGCCAAGTAGTTCCCGGTGACACCGTAGTACGCGTAGTGGCCGCTGACCTTCTTCACCAGCGCTCGATGCTGTCTGCGAATCGGCTCGTGCCGGTTCTGGCGCAACCAGAGCGAGATGCCCTTGAGCGCCCGGCTGAGGCGGGATGTCTCGGTTTTCCTCAGTACAACCCAGAAGCCCTTCCGTGACCGACACCAGAAGTGCGTGAAGCCGAGCAGGTTGAAGGTCCCCGGCCGCCGATGGTCGGGTCCACGAGGGACTCGACGCCGAGGCGGCCTGCGGAACGGAACCAGCCGGGTCTTCTCTGGGTGGAGGCGTAGGTTGTACTTGCCAAATCGCTTTGGCAGTACGTCCAGAACGCGACGAGCGTCCTCTTCCCGCTCGAAGACGATGACGAAGTCATCCGCGTATCGGATCAAAACCGCACGGCCTTTCAGCCGTGGCTTGACCTGACACTCGAACCATTCGTCGAGCACCTCGTGCAGGTAGACGTTCGCCAGGAGTGGCGAGATCACTCCACCTTGCGGCGTGCCGGAGTCCGGGCGGTAGACATGCCCGTCCTCCATCACACCAGCATTCAGCCACTTGCCGATGAGTCGCAAAAGCACCCCATCGCGCACCCTCCGCTCGAGGATTTCTCGGAGCTTGGTGCGGTCCACGGAATCGAAAAAGCTCTCGATGTCCGCTTCGAGCACCCAGCCCCAGCCATCGACATCAGGCTCTCACGCAGCATGTACAGTGCGTCGTGTGCGCCGCGCCCCGGCCGAAACCCGAACGAGCAGTCCAAGAAGTCCTGCTCGTACACAGCTTCGAGCACCATCATCACTGCCCGTTGAAGGACCTTGTCCTCGAAGGTGGGGATGCCGATCGGGCGAGTCTTCGACCCACCCGGTTTCGGGATGTGCACACGCCGCACGGGGGCGCGCGATAGGCGTCGCCGGACTTCGCGCGGTCGAGCAGCGAGCGGAGGTTACCCTCCAAATTCGCCGCATATTCTTCCGCAGTCCGTCCATCGACGCCCGAGGCGCCATCCTTGCGAGTGCGCCGATGCGCTTCGCGTAGCCAATCGATGTCGATGAAATGCGCGAGCGTGTTCAGTCCCACGCCGCGCATCTCCCTCGCGCGTTTCGCTATCCGTTCGATTTTCGTTGAGACTGATTCCGGATTCGGTGTCCCGGTCATTCTTTCCTCCAAACGGTTCCGTGACCCGGCTGCTCCTTCCTCCGCGGGGTCGTTCGGGCGACTGTCCCCGCTTCTTCGGTACTATGTGCGACTCCGACTCCCCACCGGCCGTCCCGCTTCGCTTCGGTTGTCCCTTGGCTCGACGGTACCGGTGGCGCTGACGCGCAGCGCCCCGGAGACGATGGGGTCTCTTGGGTTCCTGGGGGACCCTCGGACGCATGCCGCGCTCTTGGACTCCGGTCGAATCTCCGCGCCTAGCCCTGAGGACGAACTGTGGTGCGGGGAGTTGCTGTTGCCGGCGGCTCTCGCCTTCGTGCCGGTGCCTCAGTCCTCACCATCGTTCGCGGTCTCGCCGCCTCGCGGCGCATCGATGTTGCCGGCGATGTCTTGCACCACGCCAGCTTCGACAACGTTCACTCTCTCGAAGCTCGATCACGCGGCCCACGCCCTCGCTGTCTACGCTTCGCAGCCTTCCTTCCCGCTCTCGCGGTCGTAGGGCCACGCAAGACTCGCTTCCGGGTGGTGGCCAACCTTTGCCGTGCGGGACTCGAACCCGCAGGGTCCCAAATGAAGTTTCAGCTGTGTCTACATGGCATCCTCCTCATCCAAGCTTTCCCAACGCAAGCAAGGGGCGTGACGGGCGCCGAGGACACCTCGCTGGCGCGTAGCGCGCCAAGCCCGGCTGCTCGACTCACGATTCCAAGGCGCCTGGCGCGACCCTTGCGCCACAAGGGCAGAGCCCGGACGCGCTGCCGGGCAGGACCGAGCGGGCATCGAAACTCGCCCGTCGTCAGCGCCGCGTCGTGCGAAGACTCTTGCCACGAGCGGGTGGTGCTTGCCCGCGCTTCACTGCTGCGGCGACGCACCGGTCCCGGAAGGACGCGCCCCCTCCATCGGCGCGCAGCGCCGGCCCCAGACTGCTCTCACCTAACCGTGTCGCATCAACGTGAGTTGTTGCTTCCTTCCCGGAAAGCCGGCGTGAGCACCGATAAGGAGGGGGCAGGCGGCGCGCAGCCGCGCGAAGCGCGGCGGTCGGGTGGGCCCCGGCAGTTACCTGCCGGGGCCTCCCACAGATCCGGACGTGCGGATTTCCCGCATCCGGCTCCTCGGTCACGGATTCGCTACGAGACGTGCGCGCACGACCGACGGCTTCGGGAGCGGGTAGCGCTCCAGAAGCCTGTTCATCGCCGCCCAGTCCAAATACGCCTTGTCGGAGCGGCGCGACAGCCACCGCCGCCACAGGCAGGTCACGTGCCAGCAGAAGCACCAGAGACGGCCAAAGTTCCCTGTACGGCCGTAGTAGCCGTAGTGTCCAGCGAGCTTCGCCGCCAGCACACGTTGCTGCTCGCGGATGGGCTCGTGCCGGTGTAGCCGACACCACTGGGTGATTGCACCCAGCGCCCTGCGATGGCGGTCCTTCGCTGTTCGCATCCTCACCACCCACTTGCCAGCGAGGCTCTTGCCCCAGTGGAAGGTGAAGCCGAGGAAGCTGAAGGTCCCGGGCCCGCTGGGTCCCCGGCCGTCGCCGCGCGAACCAGGTCGGATGCGATCGGGCCGCTTGAACGGCACCAGGCGCGTCTTGTCCGGGTGGAGCGCGAGCCCGTACTTCCCAAACCTTTTTGAAGCACGTCGAGCACGCGCCGCGCGTCGTCCTCGTATTCGAACAGCATCGCGGCATCGTCCGCGTATCGAACGAGGTGTGCCCGCCCTCGAAGTCGGGGTCGGACCTCTCGCTCAAACCACGTCGAGCACTTCGTGCAGGTAGATGTTCGCCAAAATCGGCGAAATCACCCCGCCTTGTGGCGTGCCGGCATCGGGTAGCTCAGCTCTCCGTCCTCCAGCACGCCCGCGTTCAGCCACTTTCCGATGAGACGCAGAATGACTCCGTCTCGCACCCTGCGGCGCAGCACTTCCCGCAGACGTTCGTGGTCGAGAGTGTCGAAATACTTTCGTATGTCGAGCTCCACGACCCAACCGCCAGCCATCTTCACCGCCGGTGTCCAAAGCTCTTCGAGCGCCTGGCGCGCGGCGCGCCAGGACGGAACCCGAATGAGCAGTTCAGGAAGTCCTGCTCGTAGATCGCTTCGAGCACCATCGCGACGGCGCGTTGCAAAACCTTGTCCTCGAAAGTCGGGATCCCCAGCGGACGCGCTTCTTCCCGTCCCCTTCGGGATGTGCACGCGCGCACTGGCGGCGCGCGGTACGCTCCGGACTTCGCGCGGTCGAGCAGCGATCGGAGGTTTCCTCCAGGTTTTCCGCATACTCTTTCGCGCTCTGCCCATCGACGCCCACGGCCCCATCCTTGCGAGTCCGTCGGTATGCCTCGCGCAGCCACTCCAGGTCGATGTGATGCGCCAGCGTCGTGAATGCCATGTCGGGCGCTTGCTGCGCCTGCTTTGCTATCCGCTCGAGTTTCGTTGAGATGGTGGTCAAGCTCGGTGTCTCGGTCATCTTGCCCTCGCTCGGTTCCGTGAAACGCTTTCCCGACACCGCCCTTCGCTCCGCCGGGTCGCTTGGGCGGCTTCCCCGGCTTCGTCGCTACTATGGCGGTGCTCCGACTTCCCGCTGCCCCACCTTGCTCACTTGCGCTCGCTTGGCGGTTCCGGTCGCCCGGAGCAAACAGGACCTCTCAAGTTCCCTGGTGACCCTCGCTGTACATGCCGTGCTCTCCGACCGCGGCAGGCCGATGAGGACGCGCCGTCGGGGCGTTGCCCCTGACTCTTGCCTCACCGATGTTGCCTTCCGGGGTGTGCTGTCCCGTCGGCTCCCACCACTTCCCAAATTTCGCAGCCCAATCACACGGCCTGCACCCTCGCTGCCTACGCTTCGCAGCAAGCCTCCCTGTTCGGTTGGAGTTGCCACGCAAGGCTCGCTTCCAGATGGCGGCGCACCCTTGGCTGGGCGGGATTCGAACCCGCTGGGTCACTCACCTGGTTTCAGCTTTGTATTGGCTTCTACATGGCATCCTCCAGGACAGAGCTTCTTGACGCACAGCAACGACCGGGGGAGGCAACAAAGCCGAGCTCTTCGGCACCAACATCCGCGCCACCGTCACCACCACCGCCCCGAACTTCGTGCGCGGCGCCGTGGTCCTGCTCACCTTCGGTTTCAAGCAGCTGAAGGACCCCCTGGGCGTGGTCGGCAGCGCCATCGCCGTGGGCGTGGTCACGCTGGTGATCGCGGTCGTCTCGCTGCTCGCGCTGGAGGAGACGTTCGGGAAGAGCTTGGACTACGTGGAGGAGTGAGCGCTCAGAACCAGCTCGCGTCGGCGCTGACGCAGTTCGTCACTCCCCCGGCAAGACCACGTCGAAGCCCTCGGCGCGCGCAGCGTCCGCCAGTCGCTCGTCGGCGGTGACGAACACTCGGCGCTTGGGGCGATCCCTCGCGGCCACGAGCGCGGCTCCGAGTTGCATGGCGTCGGCCGCGGTGAGCACGTGGACTCCGAGCGCGCGCTCTGCCCTTTCGCGGGTCGGCTCGACGGCGTCGACCTCGGTCCAGGTGTTCGACAGAGTGTCCAGGCGACGCACCGCGAGCGCCAGGTCGGACTTCCTGAGATGACCCTCCCTCACGAGTCGGTGCAGCGCGCTCAGGACCTCGGTTCGGGTCAGGACCCAGACGACCATGGTGCGATCGGCTCGGCGGAGCGCGCGGCACTTCCCGCTCCTCGCCTCTTCCACGACCAGAGGGACCACGGCCGAAGAATCCCAGAATCTCATCGTCCGGCGCGGCGCTCCGCGAGCAAGGACTCCACCGCTCGACCGCCACGAGCTCGAGGACCGGGCCGGTCGAGCTCGCGGGCGTCCCGCGCGCTCGAGCCGACGCCACGGCGAACGAGACCCAACTTCTCGAGCTCGGCCAGCTCGAGCTCGTCGCCCTCCGGCGAGACGGCTCCCCCCTCGATCGGGACGAGGTCGGCAGCCGGGACGCCCCGCACGAGGATGCGCACCCGGCCTCCCCTGCGGACCTGGGCCACGAACCGCGACAGGTCGTTCTTCACGTCGGCCAGATTAGCTACTCGCACATGGCTATGATAGCCAGATGTGGCGCGAGGTCAACGAGCTCGGCTGGGGCTGCGTGGAGGACTGAAGCGAGGCTCAACCGCCGTTGAGGCGCAGCAAGGGTCGGCCCTCGTCGGGTGGACAGGGCGTGAACGACTCGGTGTCGCCGTGGGGGAGCTTCACGCGCCCGTTCCGCCAGTCGGCCTTCGCGGCCTCGATGCGCTCGAGCGACGAGTGCAGGTAGTTCCACCACAGATAGCGCGCTCCGACGCCCGTGCCGCCGAACGCCAGGAGACGGGCCGGAGCGAGCGAGCGAACGGACGCCTCGCCAGGCCCGACGATGGCGACCTGCCCCGCGCGGACGTGCGTCGCGCCGACCGCGACTTCGCCCTCGCGCACGAAGAGCGCGCGCTCGGGCACGCCGGGCGGCGACCAGCGCGCGTTCGACTCGAGGGCGACGTCGGCGAGGAGGATCGGGGTGGTCACCGGCATCCCGGCAGGCGCGCTGGGCGGGGCGGGGAGGAGCCAGCGGACGCTCGCGCCCTCGCCGCTCGAGGTCCCGAGGTCCTCGTGCGACCGGTGGAAGAAGCTGGGTTCGACGTCCTCGTATCCGTCGGGCAGCGCGAGGAGCATCTGGAACATCTCGAACGCGCCGCCGAGGAGCCGGTTTCGCTCGAAGCGTTCGGAGTGCGTCACCCCTCCGCCCGAGACGGTTCCGCCCACGTCTCCCGCGCGGAGCTCGCGGCAGTTGCCGAGCGAGTCGCGGTGGGTGATGGCGCCGTCGAGGACGTAGGAGATGGCGGTGAGCCCGATGTGCGGATGCGGCCGGACATCGGCGTCGACCGGCATCGCCCCCGGAGGGCTGAGCGGCATCTTGACGTGCACGACCACCGCGAACGGTCCGACGGTCCGCAGCGCGCCGTCCGGCTCGACGGGAGCCGCGAGGACGTTCGACGAGCCCGGCGCGCCGGGCAACCTCTTGGCATCGACAACGGTGATCATGAGCTCCCAGCGTGGGCACCGACTTGCTGGTGGTGGTGCCGTCTCCAAGTTGACCATATATCGCCGACTTCCATCGTGGGATAATCGCTCCACTGATCGACCATGCCGCCCTGTGCCACGAGGACCTTCGTCGCTTCGCTGTTGGTGAGCGTCGTCTGCGCGTGCGGCGGCAAGGTGCTCGCTGATCCTGGCGATGCGGGCGGCGGCGCGACGTCGGACGGGGGGACAGGCAAGCCGAGCACCAGCGGAGGAGGCGCGGGCGGCGCGGGCGGCCGTGCGTCGGGGGGCGGGGGCTTCGGCGTTGGCGGGCGGGGGCACGCTGGCGCGAGCAGTGGCGGGCAGGGCACTGGAGGCGCGGGCACTGGCGGACAAGATGCCGGGGGGTATTCGATCGCGCCGGACGGGACGTGTTGGATGCCGATCGGCACGCTCGCGCCGGGCTGCCCGATGGTGATGGCGCCGCCCTGTTCCTGGGCGCAGGGAGGCGTCACCTACGGCGAATTCCTGTGCGAGCTTCCGTTCGAAACAGGTCCGAGCTTCGATCTCACCTGGCTCGACTACGTGGACGTGTATTTCGGCACGGGCTTCCTGCAGGG contains:
- a CDS encoding DUF559 domain-containing protein produces the protein MHRNHTRRQLLEARAHAMRGAPTWSEQALSRLLRGAKLGVAVRRQVVIGGFVADFAVPAARLIIEVDGGSHAGRAAADARRDRKLARLGWRVLRLEAELVLRQPEAALLRVREALG
- a CDS encoding type II toxin-antitoxin system VapC family toxin; this translates as MVPLVVEEARSGKCRALRRADRTMVVWVLTRTEVLSALHRLVREGHLRKSDLALAVRRLDTLSNTWTEVDAVEPTRERAERALGVHVLTAADAMQLGAALVAARDRPKRRVFVTADERLADAARAEGFDVVLPGE
- a CDS encoding type II toxin-antitoxin system prevent-host-death family antitoxin is translated as MRVANLADVKNDLSRFVAQVRRGGRVRILVRGVPAADLVPIEGGAVSPEGDELELAELEKLGLVRRGVGSSARDARELDRPGPRARGGRAVESLLAERRAGR
- a CDS encoding pirin family protein; amino-acid sequence: MITVVDAKRLPGAPGSSNVLAAPVEPDGALRTVGPFAVVVHVKMPLSPPGAMPVDADVRPHPHIGLTAISYVLDGAITHRDSLGNCRELRAGDVGGTVSGGGVTHSERFERNRLLGGAFEMFQMLLALPDGYEDVEPSFFHRSHEDLGTSSGEGASVRWLLPAPPSAPAGMPVTTPILLADVALESNARWSPPGVPERALFVREGEVAVGATHVRAGQVAIVGPGEASVRSLAPARLLAFGGTGVGARYLWWNYLHSSLERIEAAKADWRNGRVKLPHGDTESFTPCPPDEGRPLLRLNGG